In Flavobacteriales bacterium, a genomic segment contains:
- a CDS encoding leucine--tRNA ligase encodes MPYDFQRIEQEAQQKWKDQQVYKVTEDPSKEKCYVLDMFPYPSGAGLHVGHPLGYIASDIYARYKRHQGFNVLHPMGYDSFGLPAEQYAIQTGQHPAVTTEKNINRYREQLDRIGFSFDWSREVRTSDPDYYRWTQWIVKQIFNAWYNKETDRAEHIETLVAKFNDNGNFNVDAAIEENWWEELPVEKYGFPFGEHFAGTFTATDWQSMTAEQQQVILSYYRLTYLDDAMVNWCPALGTVLANDEIKDGLSERGGHPVVQKRMKQWMMRITAYADKLLNGLDEIDWSDALKEQQRNWIGRSEGAMVKFQIKGTDEEIQVFTTRPDTIFGVSFMVLAPEHELVSKITSSDQRIAVESYVAQAAKKSERDRQANVKEISGEFTGAYVIHPFTGEDIPVWIADYVLAGYGTGAVMAVPAGDERDHAFAQHFKGQLHIKPIFENVDVSEEACADKEAKLIHSGFLNGMDAHKAIPAVIEEMEQKGIGWGKVNFRLRDAVFSRQRFWGEPFPVYYENDVAYLTPDDVVELPPVDRYLPTEEGEPPLARAERADWKVFHGERMDYNTMPGWAGSSWYFLRYMDPHNEEEFCAKEKMDYWGQVDLYMGGAEHATGHLLYSRFWCHILYDLGLVPFHEPFKKLINQGMIQGVSSFVYRVNGTNRFVSKGLKDEHEATAIHADISLVDNGVLDVDGFRAWRPEFKDAEFVLEDGEYNCGTEVEKMSKSKYNVINPDELCDRYGADTLRCYEMFLGPIEQHKPWDTNGITGVHNFLRKLSRLFENLEDGEGNKDNLKSLHKTIKKVKEDIERYSFNTVVSALMICVNELTEQKCYKRSVLEPLVILLAPYAPHLAEELWGNVLGKEGSVVEAAWPEHNPEYLTEDTFEYPVSFNGKMRFKMEFSVDLTPAEIEAEVLAAEASAKYLEGKTPKKVIVVPKRIVNVVV; translated from the coding sequence ATGCCCTACGATTTTCAGCGCATAGAACAAGAAGCCCAGCAGAAGTGGAAGGACCAGCAGGTCTACAAGGTCACTGAAGACCCCAGCAAGGAGAAGTGCTACGTACTCGATATGTTCCCCTACCCGAGCGGTGCGGGCCTGCACGTAGGTCACCCACTGGGATATATCGCTTCTGATATCTATGCACGCTACAAGCGGCATCAGGGCTTCAATGTCCTGCACCCGATGGGCTATGATTCATTCGGTCTTCCAGCCGAACAATATGCTATCCAGACCGGACAACATCCTGCTGTGACCACCGAGAAGAATATCAACCGATACCGCGAGCAACTCGACCGTATCGGATTCTCCTTCGATTGGAGTCGGGAAGTGCGCACCTCGGACCCGGATTATTACCGATGGACGCAGTGGATAGTCAAACAGATATTCAATGCCTGGTACAACAAGGAGACCGACCGTGCAGAGCACATAGAGACCTTGGTCGCCAAATTCAATGACAACGGGAATTTCAATGTAGATGCGGCCATCGAGGAGAACTGGTGGGAGGAACTCCCGGTAGAGAAATACGGTTTCCCTTTCGGTGAACACTTTGCCGGCACCTTCACAGCTACCGACTGGCAATCGATGACAGCCGAACAGCAACAGGTCATTCTCTCTTATTACCGCCTTACCTATCTGGATGATGCCATGGTCAACTGGTGCCCGGCACTTGGTACCGTGCTGGCCAATGATGAGATAAAGGACGGCCTCTCCGAGCGGGGTGGTCATCCCGTAGTGCAGAAGCGCATGAAGCAGTGGATGATGCGCATCACCGCCTATGCCGACAAGCTTTTGAACGGACTGGATGAGATCGACTGGAGCGATGCCCTCAAAGAGCAGCAGCGCAACTGGATCGGACGCTCAGAAGGGGCGATGGTCAAATTCCAGATCAAAGGAACAGATGAAGAGATACAGGTCTTCACCACCCGACCCGATACCATATTCGGAGTGAGCTTCATGGTGCTGGCCCCTGAGCATGAATTGGTCTCAAAGATCACCTCTTCCGATCAGCGGATCGCTGTTGAATCCTATGTGGCTCAAGCGGCCAAGAAGAGCGAACGCGACCGTCAGGCCAACGTGAAAGAGATCAGCGGTGAGTTCACCGGAGCATATGTGATCCATCCCTTCACCGGGGAGGACATCCCTGTGTGGATCGCTGATTACGTCCTTGCCGGCTACGGCACAGGGGCGGTCATGGCCGTGCCTGCCGGTGATGAGCGGGACCATGCCTTTGCCCAGCATTTCAAAGGCCAGCTGCACATCAAACCCATCTTCGAGAACGTGGATGTGAGCGAAGAAGCATGTGCAGACAAAGAGGCCAAACTCATCCATTCGGGATTCCTGAACGGTATGGATGCCCATAAGGCCATACCTGCCGTGATCGAGGAGATGGAGCAGAAAGGTATCGGCTGGGGAAAGGTCAATTTCAGACTGAGGGATGCCGTATTCAGCCGTCAGCGATTCTGGGGAGAACCCTTTCCGGTCTATTATGAGAACGATGTGGCCTATCTCACTCCGGATGATGTAGTGGAGCTTCCCCCGGTCGATCGATACCTGCCTACCGAGGAAGGTGAGCCGCCCCTGGCCCGGGCAGAGCGTGCCGATTGGAAAGTCTTTCACGGAGAGCGTATGGATTACAATACCATGCCCGGGTGGGCTGGCAGCTCTTGGTATTTCCTACGCTATATGGACCCTCATAATGAGGAGGAGTTCTGTGCGAAGGAGAAGATGGACTACTGGGGCCAGGTGGATCTGTACATGGGTGGAGCCGAGCACGCGACCGGTCACCTTCTCTATAGCCGATTCTGGTGCCATATCCTTTATGACCTGGGTCTGGTGCCCTTCCATGAGCCTTTCAAGAAATTGATCAATCAGGGGATGATCCAAGGTGTGTCGAGTTTTGTATATCGAGTGAATGGAACGAATCGATTTGTGTCCAAGGGCTTGAAGGATGAGCATGAGGCTACAGCCATCCATGCTGATATCAGTCTGGTCGACAATGGCGTCTTGGATGTGGATGGATTCAGAGCATGGCGACCTGAATTCAAGGATGCGGAATTCGTTCTGGAAGATGGTGAATACAACTGCGGGACCGAGGTCGAGAAGATGTCCAAATCCAAGTACAATGTCATCAACCCGGATGAGCTGTGCGATCGCTATGGAGCGGATACCTTGCGCTGCTATGAGATGTTCCTCGGGCCTATCGAGCAGCACAAGCCTTGGGATACCAATGGCATAACCGGAGTACATAATTTCTTGCGCAAACTTTCCCGCCTCTTCGAGAATCTAGAAGATGGCGAAGGCAACAAGGACAACTTGAAGAGTCTGCATAAGACCATCAAGAAGGTCAAAGAGGACATCGAGCGCTACAGTTTCAATACCGTGGTATCTGCCCTGATGATCTGTGTGAATGAACTGACCGAACAGAAGTGTTACAAGCGCTCTGTACTGGAGCCTTTGGTCATCCTACTGGCGCCTTATGCTCCACACTTGGCAGAAGAGCTCTGGGGCAATGTGCTTGGAAAGGAAGGATCAGTGGTGGAAGCCGCATGGCCCGAGCACAATCCGGAATACCTGACCGAAGACACCTTCGAGTATCCGGTCAGTTTCAATGGGAAGATGCGATTCAAGATGGAATTCTCAGTGGATCTCACTCCTGCCGAGATAGAGGCAGAGGTCTTGGCTGCTGAGGCCAGCGCCAAATACCTAGAAGGCAAGACCCCCAAGAAGGTCATCGTGGTCCCCAAGCGGATCGTGAATGTGGTGGTTTGA
- a CDS encoding cell division protein FtsX, whose protein sequence is MAKQRDKIAKRRMRGSYLTTVIGIALVLFMLGSLGLILLNAQKLGTHVKENIRFQVYLNDDAKDVTVSKLQKTIDASDYSKSAVLKTKEQAAKELQEELGEDFIDFLDGVNPIPNTIELNLKADYAHPDSIQWIVSGLESNSSVKEVVYSPDLIAKVNDNMQKISLVLIGFSAILLFIAIALINNTIRLAMYSKRFLIRSMQLVGATRGFIQRPFLWQGVIQGVLASVVAMGLLAGVIYLARQEVPDIYELQDRVTFLKLFGLTAALGIFIAFISTFFAVNRYIRMKLDDLY, encoded by the coding sequence ATGGCCAAGCAGAGAGATAAGATAGCTAAGCGCAGAATGCGCGGTTCGTACCTTACCACCGTGATCGGTATCGCCTTGGTACTCTTCATGTTAGGGAGTCTGGGGTTGATCCTATTGAACGCACAGAAGCTGGGTACACATGTCAAGGAGAATATCCGCTTCCAGGTCTATCTGAATGATGACGCCAAGGACGTGACCGTCTCCAAACTGCAAAAGACCATCGATGCCAGTGACTACTCCAAAAGCGCTGTGCTCAAGACCAAGGAACAAGCCGCCAAGGAGCTCCAAGAAGAGCTGGGGGAGGATTTCATCGATTTCTTGGACGGGGTGAATCCCATCCCAAATACCATCGAACTCAATCTCAAGGCCGATTATGCGCACCCGGACAGCATCCAATGGATCGTGAGCGGGTTGGAAAGCAATTCATCCGTCAAGGAGGTCGTCTATAGCCCTGATCTGATCGCCAAGGTCAATGACAATATGCAGAAGATCAGCCTGGTGCTCATCGGGTTCAGTGCCATCCTGCTCTTCATCGCGATCGCCTTGATCAATAACACCATACGACTGGCCATGTACTCCAAGAGATTTCTGATACGGAGTATGCAACTGGTAGGGGCCACACGGGGATTCATCCAGCGCCCCTTCCTATGGCAAGGAGTGATACAAGGAGTGCTTGCATCGGTGGTGGCCATGGGACTGTTGGCCGGGGTGATCTATCTGGCACGTCAAGAAGTACCCGATATCTATGAGCTACAGGACCGAGTGACCTTCTTAAAACTCTTCGGACTCACAGCCGCACTAGGCATCTTCATCGCATTCATCTCGACCTTCTTTGCGGTGAACCGCTATATTCGGATGAAATTGGACGACCTTTATTGA
- a CDS encoding DUF3098 domain-containing protein: MADKENKEQFSMDKQNYRLIIIGVLIVLIGFVLMMGGKSEDPNVYNPEVFSFRRITLAPITVMAGYMFIIYAIMKKPKGEA, encoded by the coding sequence ATGGCAGACAAGGAAAACAAGGAGCAATTCTCCATGGACAAACAGAATTATCGATTGATCATCATCGGTGTGCTCATCGTTCTTATCGGTTTCGTCCTGATGATGGGTGGAAAAAGTGAGGACCCCAATGTCTATAACCCCGAGGTATTCAGCTTCAGAAGGATCACCCTCGCACCTATCACGGTGATGGCCGGCTACATGTTCATCATCTATGCGATCATGAAGAAGCCCAAAGGGGAGGCTTGA
- a CDS encoding undecaprenyl-diphosphate phosphatase, whose protein sequence is MSLIEAIILGIIQGLTEFLPVSSSGHLELANAILGHETGEENLLMTVTLHGATALATVLVFKKDVAQIFKGLFKFKKNEESAFALKIILSMIPAAFVGLVYEDAIELLFSGNILLVGFMLIITGLLLFLADRAKRTEKEVSYLHALIIGISQAIAILPGISRSGATISTSVLLGIDRGRAARFSFLMVVPLILGKMAKDVLDGAFVEPDVDLLAISAGFVAAFVTGYFACTWMIALVKRAKLSWFSIYCFLVGLAAILWTQM, encoded by the coding sequence ATGAGCCTGATAGAAGCCATCATTCTGGGAATCATCCAGGGACTGACAGAATTCCTACCGGTGAGCAGCAGCGGCCACCTTGAACTGGCCAATGCCATTCTAGGCCATGAGACAGGAGAGGAGAATCTGCTGATGACCGTCACTTTGCACGGAGCAACTGCTCTTGCTACGGTACTTGTATTCAAAAAGGATGTGGCCCAGATATTCAAAGGGCTTTTCAAATTCAAGAAGAACGAAGAGAGCGCCTTCGCCTTGAAGATCATTCTTTCCATGATCCCAGCAGCCTTTGTAGGATTGGTCTACGAGGATGCAATAGAACTGCTATTCTCAGGCAATATCCTTCTTGTGGGATTCATGCTCATCATCACAGGGCTGCTACTCTTCTTGGCCGACCGGGCCAAACGGACCGAGAAGGAGGTCTCCTACCTCCATGCGCTGATCATAGGTATTTCCCAAGCCATTGCCATCCTGCCGGGCATCTCCCGTTCAGGAGCGACCATCAGCACTTCGGTATTATTAGGAATAGACCGCGGGAGGGCGGCCCGTTTCTCTTTCCTGATGGTAGTGCCCCTTATCCTCGGTAAGATGGCCAAAGACGTATTGGACGGAGCCTTTGTAGAACCCGATGTCGATCTATTGGCCATATCTGCGGGTTTTGTCGCAGCCTTTGTCACCGGCTACTTTGCTTGTACCTGGATGATCGCTCTGGTCAAACGCGCTAAACTGAGCTGGTTCTCCATCTATTGTTTCTTGGTCGGACTAGCAGCCATCCTATGGACACAGATGTGA
- the truB gene encoding tRNA pseudouridine(55) synthase TruB: MSGAAILVDKPLEWTSFNVVSKFRWAIRHHLGVKRYKIGHAGTLDPLATGLLILCAGRYTKRAIEFMSQEKEYTGTITLGATRPSYDMETEIDKEYPYEHITREMVESVFKGFIGDQMQQPPIYSAKQVAGKRAYESARKGTAVELAPCPIHIDSLELTAFSLPELEFRVVCSKGTYIRSLAHDIGKALDSGGYLSSLRRTQSGPYRVEDAVQIEDFVQSLHSEASI, translated from the coding sequence ATGTCCGGTGCAGCCATATTGGTAGACAAGCCTCTGGAGTGGACTTCATTCAATGTGGTCAGCAAGTTCCGTTGGGCCATACGGCATCATCTCGGGGTCAAGCGATACAAGATCGGACATGCAGGCACGCTGGACCCTCTGGCCACCGGATTGCTCATCCTATGTGCTGGTAGATATACCAAAAGGGCCATAGAGTTCATGTCGCAGGAGAAGGAGTATACGGGGACCATCACCTTGGGCGCGACCCGCCCTTCTTATGACATGGAGACCGAGATCGACAAGGAATATCCCTATGAGCACATCACACGGGAGATGGTCGAGTCTGTGTTCAAGGGCTTCATCGGAGACCAGATGCAGCAGCCCCCTATCTATTCCGCTAAACAAGTGGCAGGTAAACGAGCCTATGAATCAGCCCGTAAAGGGACTGCGGTCGAATTGGCGCCTTGTCCCATTCACATCGATAGCTTGGAGCTCACCGCTTTTTCCTTACCGGAGTTGGAGTTCCGGGTGGTCTGTAGCAAAGGCACTTACATCCGCTCTTTAGCACACGATATCGGTAAGGCCCTGGATTCAGGGGGATATCTCTCTTCACTGCGGAGAACCCAGAGCGGCCCGTACAGGGTAGAGGATGCTGTTCAGATAGAGGATTTCGTCCAAAGCCTTCACTCTGAGGCCTCTATTTGA
- the queA gene encoding tRNA preQ1(34) S-adenosylmethionine ribosyltransferase-isomerase QueA, whose translation MKLSQFKYNLPKEKIAAYPVDNRDESRLMVLHKEDGKIEHKMFKDILDYFEEGDVMIMNNTKVFPARMYGNKEKTDARIEVFLLRELNKESLLWDVLVDPARKIRIGNKLYFGDEDNELVAEVIDNTTSRGRTLRFLFDGTYEEFREKLFSYGEMPIPRYIGREAEEIDIERYQTIYSQEEGAVAAPTAGLHFSRELLKRLEIKGIDFANLTLHVGLGTFRPVEVEDITKHKMDSEQIIIPDAAANMVSSAQDQKRRVCAVGTTSMRAIESSVSTDGRLKPYAGWTNKYIYPPYEFSIADSMITNFHMPGSTLLMMVSAFGGYDHVMKAYKVAVKEDYRFLSYGDAMLII comes from the coding sequence ATGAAATTATCCCAGTTCAAATACAATCTCCCAAAAGAAAAAATTGCCGCTTATCCTGTAGACAATCGGGACGAGTCCCGATTGATGGTACTCCACAAGGAGGATGGCAAGATCGAACACAAGATGTTCAAGGATATTCTCGACTATTTCGAGGAGGGTGATGTGATGATCATGAACAACACCAAGGTCTTTCCTGCCCGCATGTACGGGAATAAGGAGAAGACCGATGCCCGTATCGAGGTTTTCCTGCTCAGGGAGCTCAATAAAGAAAGCCTCCTTTGGGATGTACTGGTCGACCCTGCGAGGAAGATCCGTATCGGTAACAAGCTCTACTTCGGTGACGAAGACAATGAGCTCGTGGCAGAGGTCATCGACAACACGACCTCCCGCGGCAGGACCCTCAGGTTCCTATTCGATGGGACCTACGAGGAATTCAGAGAGAAGCTATTCTCCTATGGCGAGATGCCCATTCCAAGATACATCGGACGTGAGGCCGAGGAGATCGACATTGAACGCTATCAGACCATATACTCGCAAGAAGAAGGAGCTGTGGCTGCACCTACGGCCGGATTGCACTTCAGCAGAGAGTTGCTGAAACGCTTGGAGATCAAGGGAATCGATTTCGCCAATCTGACATTGCATGTCGGACTGGGAACCTTCCGCCCGGTAGAGGTCGAGGATATCACCAAGCACAAGATGGATTCAGAGCAGATCATCATCCCTGATGCAGCGGCCAACATGGTCTCCAGTGCACAGGATCAGAAGCGAAGGGTATGTGCAGTAGGTACCACCTCCATGCGTGCCATTGAAAGTTCTGTGAGTACGGATGGACGTCTGAAGCCCTATGCCGGATGGACCAACAAGTACATCTATCCACCCTATGAGTTCTCCATTGCAGATAGCATGATCACCAATTTCCATATGCCAGGTAGTACCTTGCTGATGATGGTCTCAGCATTTGGAGGGTATGACCATGTGATGAAAGCCTACAAAGTGGCAGTCAAAGAAGACTATCGATTCCTCTCCTATGGGGACGCGATGCTCATTATCTGA
- the rlmN gene encoding 23S rRNA (adenine(2503)-C(2))-methyltransferase RlmN — translation MMSTATKTDIRSLDKEEVRAFFADLGEPRYRADQVHQWLWQKSAKDFDAMTNLSKELREKLTEHFIIKELSIDQTQTSEDGTRKYAFKLSDGNMVEGVLIPTEKRLTACISTQVGCSLACEFCATGKLKRMRNLGYSEIYDQVVAIDQEARTHYGRGLTNIVYMGMGEPLLNYKNTMESVKHITSESGLNMSPRRLTISTAGIAKMIEKMADDEVKVNLALSLHAANDAKRDSIMAINETNNLDILAKSLRYYHGRTGKKVTFEYIIFKGFNDSIDDAKELLAFCKRVPASKVNIIEYNEVEGDSFKRADADQVDRFAAFLEDRGVIAKVRRSRGRDIDAACGQLANKN, via the coding sequence ATGATGTCAACAGCAACGAAGACCGACATACGTAGTTTGGACAAAGAAGAGGTCAGGGCCTTCTTTGCAGATCTGGGAGAGCCCAGGTATCGGGCCGATCAGGTCCACCAGTGGCTGTGGCAGAAATCGGCCAAGGATTTCGATGCCATGACCAATCTTTCTAAAGAGCTCAGGGAGAAGCTCACAGAGCATTTCATCATCAAGGAATTGAGCATAGACCAGACACAGACCAGTGAGGATGGCACGCGTAAGTACGCTTTCAAACTCAGTGATGGCAATATGGTGGAAGGAGTGCTGATCCCTACCGAGAAACGTCTCACTGCCTGTATCTCCACTCAGGTCGGATGTAGTCTGGCCTGTGAATTCTGTGCTACGGGGAAGCTCAAGCGTATGCGCAATCTGGGGTACAGCGAGATATACGATCAGGTCGTGGCCATCGATCAAGAGGCCAGGACCCACTATGGACGAGGACTGACCAATATCGTCTACATGGGAATGGGCGAACCCTTGCTCAACTATAAGAACACCATGGAATCAGTCAAGCACATCACTTCTGAGAGCGGACTGAATATGAGCCCGCGCAGGCTCACCATCTCTACGGCCGGTATTGCTAAGATGATCGAGAAGATGGCAGATGATGAGGTGAAGGTCAATCTTGCACTCAGCCTGCATGCGGCCAATGATGCTAAGAGGGACAGCATCATGGCCATCAACGAGACCAATAATCTGGATATCCTCGCCAAGTCATTGCGATACTATCACGGGCGTACCGGTAAGAAGGTCACCTTCGAGTACATCATCTTCAAAGGCTTCAACGATTCGATCGATGATGCTAAAGAGCTCTTGGCCTTTTGTAAGCGAGTACCTGCCAGCAAGGTCAATATCATCGAATACAATGAGGTGGAAGGTGATTCCTTCAAAAGAGCTGATGCCGACCAAGTGGACCGTTTTGCGGCTTTTCTAGAAGACCGGGGTGTTATAGCCAAGGTCAGAAGAAGCCGAGGAAGGGACATCGATGCCGCCTGTGGGCAATTGGCCAATAAGAATTGA